The Fimbriimonas ginsengisoli Gsoil 348 genome window below encodes:
- a CDS encoding helicase-related protein yields the protein MTIERGIASVEFSAFDLNEYDTFLRAKKLPESKLVYDRDRDVYVLTTAARFAPQLDERIVIPPVEIPDLADWLFDYQEFVTHRALDRKRYAVWADCGLGKTPMGLEFGRCANLMTGGKVLFAAPPSVIPQWLGDAEKFYGGGMPIKRIDSREALIEWLQDPSDLDFAICSFYLFAGEPISEMRLLAAFILDESSILKSGGGKIKWGLIKSARGIEYKLSLTATPAPNDTMEFASQFGFLEMLRSENTNEILWTFFERKGDDGEWQLRPHAREAFFRFMASGSIFVRDPSRFGFKDNLKNVPAPVYLASHVAITEDQIKRAEAVIKAPLNAMDPPKLDATQRMKLSEIAKGFLLVGGKPIGVHSLKPAAVAKVVAEEVAAGLKVIVWTTFNEEAAMLASLIPGAERIDGSATESERERILDRLEHGDTNVVISKASVLGFGRNLQFVGAMVCSGFNDSNEQFYQMVRRAYRYGQTRSLRVHIPYIPELEGQMWDNLLSKAARSESDASEQEHWYLTALREEGLNLAVAA from the coding sequence GTGACCATCGAGCGCGGGATCGCGAGCGTCGAATTCTCCGCATTCGACCTAAACGAGTACGACACGTTTTTGCGAGCCAAGAAGCTGCCCGAAAGCAAGCTCGTTTACGACCGCGATCGAGACGTTTACGTGCTCACGACGGCGGCAAGGTTCGCCCCGCAGCTCGACGAGCGCATCGTTATTCCGCCGGTTGAGATCCCCGATCTTGCTGACTGGCTATTCGACTATCAAGAGTTCGTCACTCACCGCGCCCTCGATCGCAAGCGGTACGCCGTATGGGCCGACTGTGGCCTAGGCAAGACGCCGATGGGGCTGGAGTTCGGACGGTGCGCGAACCTCATGACGGGCGGCAAGGTCCTGTTCGCGGCGCCTCCGAGCGTAATCCCTCAGTGGCTTGGCGACGCCGAAAAATTCTACGGCGGCGGGATGCCGATCAAGCGGATAGACAGCCGGGAAGCGTTGATCGAGTGGCTTCAGGATCCGAGCGACCTCGATTTCGCGATTTGTAGCTTCTACCTCTTCGCCGGCGAGCCGATCTCCGAAATGCGGCTGCTTGCCGCATTTATCCTCGACGAGAGCTCGATCCTCAAAAGCGGTGGCGGCAAGATCAAATGGGGGCTCATCAAGAGCGCCCGCGGGATCGAGTACAAGCTCTCCCTGACCGCGACTCCCGCTCCCAACGATACGATGGAGTTCGCAAGCCAGTTCGGCTTTCTGGAGATGCTCCGGAGCGAGAACACGAACGAAATCCTTTGGACGTTTTTCGAGCGCAAGGGCGACGACGGCGAGTGGCAGCTCCGGCCCCACGCCCGCGAAGCCTTCTTCCGGTTCATGGCGTCGGGCTCGATTTTCGTGCGCGACCCGTCGCGATTTGGCTTCAAGGACAACCTCAAGAACGTCCCCGCGCCAGTCTATCTGGCGTCGCATGTCGCGATCACCGAGGATCAAATCAAGCGAGCGGAAGCCGTCATCAAGGCGCCGCTGAATGCGATGGATCCGCCAAAGCTCGATGCCACCCAGCGCATGAAGCTGAGCGAGATCGCCAAAGGGTTCTTGTTGGTAGGCGGCAAACCGATCGGCGTTCACAGCCTCAAACCCGCGGCGGTCGCCAAGGTCGTAGCCGAAGAGGTCGCAGCCGGGCTAAAGGTCATCGTTTGGACGACGTTCAACGAAGAGGCGGCCATGCTGGCCAGCCTCATCCCGGGCGCTGAGCGAATCGACGGATCGGCAACGGAAAGCGAGCGCGAGCGAATCCTCGATCGGCTCGAGCACGGCGACACGAACGTCGTGATCTCCAAGGCGAGCGTTCTCGGCTTTGGCCGCAACCTGCAGTTCGTCGGCGCCATGGTTTGCTCCGGCTTCAATGATTCGAACGAACAGTTCTATCAGATGGTCCGGCGCGCCTACCGCTACGGCCAAACCCGCTCGCTACGGGTCCATATCCCCTACATTCCGGAGCTCGAGGGGCAGATGTGGGACAACCTGCTCAGCAAAGCCGCCCGATCGGAATCCGACGCCAGCGAACAAGAGCACTGGTACCTAACCGCCCTTCGCGAAGAGGGGCTTAACCTGGCGGTGGCAGCGTGA